One segment of Buteo buteo chromosome 6, bButBut1.hap1.1, whole genome shotgun sequence DNA contains the following:
- the VRK1 gene encoding LOW QUALITY PROTEIN: serine/threonine-protein kinase VRK1 (The sequence of the model RefSeq protein was modified relative to this genomic sequence to represent the inferred CDS: deleted 3 bases in 2 codons), with amino-acid sequence MGAGDSGRWARAGGPPQGPSQCGNFGRGGRSGVGPGHGGGTMPYKKTTAGKRAPAKRKLAEVFALGEVLADTSRKEWKLGVPIGQGGFGRLYLADVNSSKSVGSDASYVAKVEPSQNGPLFTELKFYMRAAKPDEIQKWTKSHKLKYLGVPRYWGSGLHEKNGNSYRFMIMDRFGRDLQKMYEENAKRFSHKTVLQLGLRILDILEYIHEHEYVHGDIKASNLLLSYKNPNQVYLVDYGLAFRYCPEGVHKVYKEDPKRCHDGTIEYTSIDAHNGVAPSRRGDLEILGYCMIHWLSGHLPWEDNLKDPNFVRDSKIRCRDDVSVLMDKCFPGKNKPDEIAKYMEKVKLLSYEEKPVYQHFREILLQGLKAIGQKDDGVLDFGLSENGDLKTNPMQKKKRKAAATANESTEAEMEDTGSPEKKKRTSSNAVATRTRKMTSPKPKKVTATRKRVQK; translated from the exons ATGGGCGCGGGCGATAGTGGGAGGTGG GCCAGGGCGGGCGGGCCGCCTCAGGGCCCTTCTCAGTGCGGGAATTTCGGAcggggaggaaggagcggc GTCGGGCCTGGGCACGGAGGAG ggACGATGCCATATAAGAAGACAACTGCTGGAAAAAGAGCCCCTGCAAAAAGGAAACTCGCTGAAGTGTTTGCTCTGGGTGAGGTTCTAGCAGATACATcaagaaaagaatggaaattaGGTGTCCCTATAGGGCAAGGAGGCTTTGGACGCCTATACCTTG CTGATGTTAATTCTTCAAAGTCGGTTGGCAGTGATGCATCTTATGTTGCAAAAGTG GAACCCAGCCAGAATGGACCTCTTTTTACTGAGTTAAAGTTCTACATGCGAGCTGCTAAGCCAGACGAAA ttcagAAGTGGACTAAGTCCcataaactgaaatatttaggTGTACCAAGATATTGGGGTTCTGgcttgcatgaaaaaaatggaaacag TTATCGATTTATGATAATGGACAGATTTGGCAGAGATCTTCAGAAGATGTATGAAGAGAATGCAAAGCGATTTTCCCATAAAACTGTACTACAACTAGGCCTGAGAata ctTGATATTCTGGAATACATCCATGAGCATGAATATGTGCATGGAGACATCAAGGCCTCAAACCTTCTTCTGAGTTACAAGAACCCTAATCAG gTGTACTTGGTGGATTATGGACTTGCGTTCCGATACTGTCCTGAAGGAGTTCACAAAGTATATAAAGAAGATCCTAAAAGGTGTCATGATGGAACTATTGAATATACCAGTATTGATGCACACAACGGTGTGG CACCATCAAGACGTGGTGATCTGGAGATCTTGGGTTACTGTATGATTCATTGGCTTAGTGGCCATCTACCATGGGAGGATAATTTGAAAGATCCAAATTTTGTCAGAGACTCAAAAATCAG atgtaGAGATGATGTTTCAGTTTTGATGGACAAATGCTTTCctgggaaaaataaaccag ATGAAATAGCCAAATATATGGAAAAGGTAAAGCTACTGAGCTATGAAGAGAAACCTGTTTATCAGCATTTCCGAGAAATACTTCTGCAAGGTCTTAAGGCCATTGGGCAAAAAGATGATGGAGTACTTGACTTCGGCTTGTCAGAAAATGGAGACTTGAAAACAAATCCCATGCAAAAG aaaaaaagaaaggcggCAGCTACAGCCAATGAGAGCACCgaagcagaaatggaagataCAGGaagtccagaaaaaaagaaacgtACTTCTTCTA ATGCGGTAGCTACCAGAACCCGGAAGATGACCTcaccaaaacccaagaaagtCACAGCGACCAGAAAGAGAGTCCAGAAGTAA